The following are encoded in a window of Geotrypetes seraphini chromosome 5, aGeoSer1.1, whole genome shotgun sequence genomic DNA:
- the IRS4 gene encoding LOW QUALITY PROTEIN: insulin receptor substrate 4 (The sequence of the model RefSeq protein was modified relative to this genomic sequence to represent the inferred CDS: inserted 5 bases in 3 codons; deleted 14 bases in 13 codons; substituted 5 bases at 5 genomic stop codons), with amino-acid sequence MASLMNYREKIEAQPPAAATAGGGVPADSSEGEGEAAANQVVAQREEKPGSPADDVRKCGYLRKQKHGHKRFFVLREPSRLGPARLEYYDSEKKFRSGLRSAPAGPPKRLIPLSQCFTVSRRADAKNKHLLALYTKDEYFAVVAESEQEQESWYRALSELMGESRGAARRSPTSWRSADGALKPGAVFKEVWQVTVKPKGLGQSKNLAGVFRLCLSSKMVHLVRQNSDVPCLAPDLLMNIRRCGHSENLFFIEVGRSSSVGPGELWYAGGRLSVVAPEHARXPSWRPXKPXXAFAEFRPRSKXPGRAPTPSPSSPTWRHLGNLPPSQTGLQRRSRTESAAGTPPTAKSGAYRFRTSSEGEGTMTRPFRSVTGSLFHLNTARINLGRHRRDGQIRESAFNSCYHTRSASLPVSHFPSATSPISVCSSSGHGSASYTVARPSSSSVCGSPSDGGFISSDEYGSSPGDFRYFRVRSSTPDSLGNTPPIREESSLSEYMSMGKSQNDQAGRDDYMEAEKSYRKRTYSLTKPTIVTVHQRTQTAASLDDDSTESRGQILCSESPKLKSSHDYVPDSMCNQSGNKXRDDGYMPMMPGVASSLTNSNDYLPMTPKSVCAPKQILNQWSPSQVDTKGYMLMFPNAGSSPVRSPLTGFVSKNSDKVMNGEYMDMSHGNSAQKQSTDSNXSPKSFSSYFSLPRSFKSLSKQIVTIMNIFPMSSPGKFLHMGVENVKSYTNGLTKWCIKSSDDKLELNIKVARPTRLPLXIQRRCTILGYFDHTILPEPNSPGEYINIDFSEKASNTPYSLSADRIPIVSLGSSCDHRQSPLSDYMSVDLDLQSPKHTIELPSSLTDLSIYAASSISRNPPNTVYARLPCGTACVGTVSSRNDDYTQMTFNMAMTPPKSFNTESSHGPIVDSPPSIVNRLCIGDRYLSNNSFSAEPPVGPKVIRADPQGRRRHSSETFSSSGTITTSSSIFTESSKRHSSASFDNVWPNPIESTCDSQEEGRMARNSPGFWNGLIYITLNVHDAAVKLESCTSSNCHPLQGATRSLDNGTYVSLDFQCSDGLKCTSTRKVPHSKHGRSVPSITCSRWTQWLRFHFLCTEEKKGLFLTHSDLEGSWKPHCKSLLSEWQTLCFVIALVRPD; translated from the exons ATGGCGAGTTTGATGAATTACCGAGAGAAGATCGAGGCGCAGCCGCCTGCGGCGGCGACGGCAGGGGGCGGCGTCCCCGCGGACTcctcagagggggagggggaggcggcGGCGAACCAGGTCGTCGCTCAGCGTGAGGAGAAGCCCGGCTCCCCGGCGGACGACGTGCGCAAGTGCGGCTACCTGAGGAAGCAGAAGCACGGCCACAAGCGCTTCTTCGTGCTGCGCGAGCCCAGCCGCCTGGGGCCCGCCCGCCTCGAGTACTACGACAGCGAGAAGAAGTTCCGCAGCGGCTTGCGCTCGGCCCCCGCCGGCCCGCCCAAGCGGCTCATCCCGCTCTCGCAGTGCTTCACGGTGAGCCGCCGGGCGGATGCCAAGAACAAACACCTGCTGGCCCTCTACACCAAGGACGAGTACTTCGCCGTGGTGGCCGAGAGCGAGCAGGAGCAGGAGAGCTGGTACCGGGCGCTGAGCGAGCTGATGGGCGAGAGTAGG GGGGCTGCGCGCCGGAGCCCGACGAGCTGGAGGAGTGCCGACGGCGCCCTGAAGCCCGGCGCCGTCTTCAAGGAGGTCTGGCAGGTGACCGTGAAGCCCAAGGGCCTGGGCCAGAGCAAGAACCTGGCGGGCGTCTTCCGCCTCTGCCTCTCCAGCAAGATGGTCCACCTGGTCCGCCAGAACTCGGACGTGCCATGCCTAGCACCTGACTTGCTCATGAACATCCGGCGCTGCGGCCACTCGGAGAAC CTCTTCTTCATCGAGGTGGGGCGCTCCTCCTCAGTGGGGCCTGGCGAGCTGTGGTATGCAGGTGGACGACTCTCGGTGGTGGCGCCAGAGCATGCACGATAGCCTTCCTGGAGACCATGAAAGCCCTGATAAGCCTTCGCCGAGTTCCGGCCCCGGAGCAAATAGCCAGGTCGGGCGCCAACCCCATCTCCTTCATCACCAACATGGCGACACCTGGGCAACTTGCCGCCCAGCCAGACCGGGCTGCAGAGGCGATCGAGGACCGAGAGCGCGGCTGGGACACCGCCTACGGCGAAGAGCGGC GCCTACCGCTTCAGGACGTCCAGCGAGGGCGAAGGGACGATGACGAGGCCGTTCCGGTCGGTCACCGGCAGCTTG TTTCACTTGAACACCGCCAGGATT AACCTCGGTCGCCATAGAAGGGACGGGCAGATACGTGAGAGCGCCTTTAATTCCTGCTATCATACCAGGTCTGCCTCGCTGCCAGTGTCGCAT TTCCCATCTGCAACCAGCCCAATAAGTGTGTGTTCTAGCAGTGGTCATGGCTCGGCTTCG TACACTGTTGCCAGACCTTCTAGTTCCTCGGTCTGTGGTTCCCCAAGTGATGGAGGCTTTATCTCTTCTGATGAGTATGGCTCTAGCCCAGGAGATTTTAGGTATTTTAGAGTTAGGAGCAGCACTCCTGATTCCCTGGGAAACACACCTCCGATTAGAGAAGAAAGTAGTTTAAGTGAATACATGTCAATGGGGAAGTCACAAAATGACCAAGCTGGTAGGGATGATTACATGGAAGCTGAAAAATCTTACAGGAAAAGAACATATTCTCTAACTAAACCAACCATTGTAACGGTGCATCAGAGAACACAAACTGCAGCTTCTTTAGATGATGATTCTACAGAGAGCCGCGGACAAATACTTTGTTCTGAATCGCCTAAATTAAAAAGCAGTCATGATTATGTGCCTGACTCTATGTGTAACCAAAGTGGAAATA CTAGGGATGATGGTTATATGCCAATGATGCCTGGAGTAGCTTCTTCTCTCACAAACAGCAATGACTATTTGCCAATGACGCCTAAAAGTGTTTGTGCTCCAAAACAAATTCTTAACCAGTGGTCTCCTTCCCAGGTGGACACCAAAGGATATATGCTGATGTTTCCTAATGCAGGCTCTTCTCCTGTAAGGAGTCCGTTAACTGGTTTTGTCTCTAAAAATAGTGATAAGGTAATGAATGGCGAGTACATGGATATGTCACACGGCAATTCAGCTCAAAAGCAATCTACTGATTCTAA TTCCCCCAAAAGTTTTAGTTCATATTTTTCTTTGCCTCGAAGTTTTAAGAGTCTGTCAAAGCAAATAGTGACCATAATGAATATATTTCCAATGTCATCACCTGGCAAGTTTTTGCACATGGGAGTTGAGAATGTAAAGAGTTACACTAATGGGCTAACTAAATGGTGCATC AAATCTTCTGACGACAAGCTGGAGCTGAACATTAAGGTTGCAAGACCTACTAGACTTCCTTT GATACAAAGGAGATGTACTATACTGGGATATTTTGATCATACCATTCTACCAGAACCAAATAGCCCTGGTGAATACATAAATATTGACTTCAGTGAAAAAGCAAGCAATACACCATATTCATTGTCTGCTGATAGGATCCCCATCGTCTCTTTAGGATCGAGCTGTGACCATAGACAGTCCCCA CTTTCTGATTACATGAGTGTTGACCTTGATTTGCAGTCTCCAAAGCATACAATT GAACTACCAAGTTCTTTAACAGACCTTTCTATTTATGCA GCTTCTAGTATCTCCAGAAACCCACCAAATACTGTCTATGCCAGGCTTCCATGTGGTACTGCTTGTGTTGGCACAGTAAGCAGTAGGAATGATGATTATACACAAATGACTTTCAACATGGCAATGACACCACCAAAGTCTTTCAACACAGAATCAAGTCAT GGCCCAATAGTAGATAGTCCTCCATCC ATTGTAAATAGATTGTGCATTGGTGACAGGTACCTTAGTAACAATAGCTTCTCTGCTGAGCCCCCAGTTGGACCTAAAGTAATAAGAGCAGACCCACAAGGTAGAAGGAGACACAGTTCTGAAACTTTCTCTTCCTCTGGGACAATAACCACTTCCTCTTCTATTTTTACTGAGAGTAGCAAAAGACACAGTTCAGCATCCTTTGACAATGTTTGGCCAAACCCGATTGAAAGCACATGTGACAGCCAGGAGGAGGGAAGAATGGCCAGAAATTCTCCTGGATTTTGGAATGGTTTAATTTATATAACTCTGAATGTACATGATGCTGCTGTAAAACTTGAATCTTGTACTTCATCAAATTGCCATCCTCTCCAAGGTGCTACTAGGAGTTTGGACAATGGAACATATGTAAGCTTAGATTTCCAGTGCTCTGATGGGTTGAAGTGCACATCTACAAGGAAAG